The following proteins come from a genomic window of Pseudomonas sp. MAG733B:
- a CDS encoding nitronate monooxygenase family protein gives MSQWPDTRILDLLGIELPIIQGPMAGATNSSMVIAASNAGGLGSMPAAMLSIEQLREELKTIRQQCQRPINVNFFCHQPPPVDEQRAQDWKNLLEPYYRELGVDFDAPTPVSNRAPFDVAGCEVIEEFRPQVVSFHFGLPEKSLLDRVKATGAKVLSSATTVEEAIWLEQHGCDAIIAMGYEAGGHRGMFLSDDLSSQVGTFALVPQVVDAVKVPVIAAGGIADARGVAAAFMLGASAVQVGTAYLFTPEAKVSASHHKALRTAKESETAVTNIFTGRPARGILNRVMRELGPMSSRAPTFPLAGGALMPLRAKDEADFSNLWAGQAFTLGVDLTTAELTRRLAEEGLAKLLRR, from the coding sequence ATGAGCCAATGGCCAGACACCCGCATTCTTGACCTGCTCGGGATCGAACTGCCGATCATCCAGGGCCCCATGGCCGGTGCCACCAACTCTTCGATGGTCATCGCGGCGAGCAACGCCGGTGGCCTCGGTTCCATGCCGGCGGCCATGCTGAGCATCGAGCAGTTGCGCGAAGAACTGAAGACCATTCGCCAACAGTGCCAGCGGCCGATCAACGTCAATTTCTTCTGCCATCAACCGCCGCCAGTTGACGAGCAACGCGCGCAAGACTGGAAAAACCTGCTGGAACCCTACTATCGAGAACTGGGCGTCGACTTCGATGCGCCGACGCCGGTGTCCAATCGCGCGCCATTCGACGTCGCGGGTTGCGAAGTGATCGAAGAGTTTCGCCCGCAAGTCGTGAGTTTCCACTTTGGCCTGCCGGAAAAATCCCTGCTCGATCGGGTGAAAGCGACCGGGGCCAAAGTGTTGTCCTCGGCCACCACGGTTGAAGAAGCCATCTGGCTCGAACAGCATGGCTGCGACGCGATCATCGCCATGGGCTACGAAGCGGGCGGTCATCGCGGGATGTTTCTCAGTGATGACCTGAGCAGTCAGGTCGGGACGTTCGCGCTGGTGCCGCAGGTTGTCGATGCGGTGAAAGTGCCGGTGATTGCCGCGGGTGGTATCGCCGATGCGCGGGGAGTCGCGGCGGCGTTCATGCTGGGAGCTTCGGCGGTGCAAGTGGGTACGGCGTATCTGTTCACCCCGGAGGCCAAGGTCAGCGCTTCGCATCACAAGGCGTTGCGTACCGCCAAGGAAAGCGAGACGGCCGTCACCAACATTTTCACCGGTCGCCCGGCGCGGGGGATCCTCAATCGGGTGATGCGCGAGCTCGGACCGATGAGTTCCAGGGCACCCACTTTCCCGCTCGCGGGTGGCGCGCTGATGCCGTTGCGCGCCAAGGATGAAGCCGACTTCAGCAATCTCTGGGCCGGGCAGGCCTTTACGTTGGGGGTCGACTTGACCACCGCAGAACTGA
- a CDS encoding autotransporter: MYYLRVFAPLLMLCLLALPNVQVAAAPAQPAKTPAEQAPAAPSWPQVLTSGDTKLTIYQPQLDNWDGYTLLGRAAVEATGADGKSTYGIVQFSAHTLVDKATRWVALDQYTVTKADFPSTATKADSWIATLKEDAAKRKKTISLDQLEAAMGVMAAEQKSSSEPIENTPPTIISSEVPALLVYIDGEPVYRPVDGTALQRVINTRPLLLKDAQGKHYLHVFDGWMVANELNGPYAPLPSPTAELEKAKKDAIQSRQVDLLTGQSDPKDKIPTLAKPPIPQIHIATTPTELIVTDGAAQWQPIQGTQLLYVTNTTGHIFKEIGDQNSYVLISGRWFRASDMQGPWTFTQADKLPADFANIPDDSAKENVKASVAGTPQAKEAAIAASIPQTSAVKKSQLKMTAPQFDGEPQLKAIKSTPLQYVVNSPTPIIMVDAQNWYAVENGVWFVATSVQGPWLVATSVPAVIYSIPPSSPMHYITYVKVYESTGDTVVVGYTPGYQGSTLDPDSGVVVYGTGYPYTPWVGSVWYGPPVTYGFGVAIRYTPWTGWTFGFGFGWSWGGSTVAIGWGWGAYPWWGNYGWGYAWGPRLYPAPMPWGGAAYGYHGGAVAWGPGGWAGTTGNIYRQWGDRASVSRYGAGYNAWTGNRWAGQVGASYNSRTGVAAAGQRGAVHNVYSGNYAAGRSGVAVGPGGAAIAGQHVTAGNARSGAQVTANRGAVYNPNTGNTTGYRSVRGRDGSAAQIGDNVYAGHDGNVYKKTDDGWQSMVGGANRSNPANTAQVQNLDRESAARSFGNDRFNNYHNSSQVMNRSFGGGGLHRR, encoded by the coding sequence ATGTATTACCTGCGCGTATTTGCCCCTTTGCTGATGCTCTGTCTGCTGGCTTTGCCCAATGTCCAGGTCGCGGCCGCACCGGCACAACCTGCGAAGACGCCAGCCGAGCAGGCGCCTGCGGCCCCGAGCTGGCCGCAGGTGCTGACCAGCGGCGATACGAAGCTGACAATCTATCAACCGCAACTCGACAACTGGGACGGTTACACCCTGCTCGGTCGCGCAGCGGTCGAGGCCACGGGAGCCGATGGCAAATCCACTTACGGCATCGTGCAGTTCAGCGCGCACACACTGGTCGACAAAGCCACGCGCTGGGTCGCGCTCGATCAGTACACCGTGACAAAAGCAGACTTCCCTTCAACGGCGACCAAGGCCGACAGCTGGATCGCCACGCTGAAAGAGGATGCGGCGAAACGCAAGAAAACCATTTCCCTCGATCAACTGGAGGCGGCTATGGGCGTGATGGCCGCCGAGCAAAAATCCAGCAGCGAGCCGATAGAAAACACCCCGCCGACCATCATCAGCTCTGAGGTCCCGGCATTGTTGGTGTACATCGATGGCGAACCGGTATATCGCCCGGTCGATGGCACCGCGCTGCAACGGGTCATCAACACGCGGCCGCTGCTGCTCAAGGACGCGCAAGGCAAGCACTATCTGCATGTGTTTGACGGTTGGATGGTGGCGAATGAACTGAACGGACCGTATGCACCTCTGCCCTCACCCACGGCGGAGTTGGAGAAAGCCAAAAAGGACGCGATCCAGAGCCGCCAGGTCGATCTGCTGACCGGCCAGAGCGATCCGAAAGACAAAATCCCGACCCTGGCCAAACCACCGATCCCGCAGATCCACATCGCCACGACGCCTACCGAGTTGATCGTCACCGACGGCGCCGCGCAATGGCAGCCGATCCAGGGCACCCAACTGCTCTACGTGACCAACACCACCGGGCATATCTTCAAGGAAATTGGCGACCAGAACAGCTATGTGCTGATCTCCGGACGCTGGTTCCGCGCCAGCGACATGCAGGGGCCGTGGACGTTTACCCAGGCAGACAAACTGCCGGCGGACTTTGCCAACATTCCCGACGACAGCGCCAAAGAGAACGTCAAGGCTTCGGTTGCGGGAACGCCGCAAGCCAAAGAAGCGGCGATTGCGGCCAGCATTCCGCAGACGTCGGCCGTCAAGAAAAGCCAACTGAAAATGACCGCGCCGCAATTCGACGGCGAACCGCAACTCAAGGCCATCAAGAGCACGCCATTGCAGTATGTGGTGAACAGCCCGACGCCCATCATCATGGTCGACGCCCAGAACTGGTACGCGGTAGAGAATGGTGTGTGGTTCGTGGCCACGTCGGTGCAAGGCCCTTGGCTGGTCGCCACTTCAGTGCCGGCAGTGATCTATTCGATTCCACCCAGTTCGCCGATGCACTACATCACCTACGTCAAAGTCTATGAATCTACCGGCGACACGGTCGTTGTGGGCTATACGCCGGGGTATCAGGGCTCCACGCTGGACCCCGACAGCGGCGTGGTGGTTTACGGCACCGGTTATCCCTACACGCCGTGGGTCGGTAGCGTCTGGTACGGGCCGCCAGTGACCTATGGTTTCGGCGTGGCGATCCGCTATACGCCGTGGACAGGCTGGACGTTCGGCTTCGGTTTCGGCTGGAGTTGGGGCGGCAGTACGGTAGCGATCGGCTGGGGCTGGGGCGCATACCCGTGGTGGGGCAATTATGGTTGGGGCTACGCCTGGGGGCCGCGTCTGTATCCGGCGCCGATGCCTTGGGGTGGCGCCGCCTACGGCTATCACGGTGGCGCGGTTGCCTGGGGGCCGGGCGGCTGGGCCGGCACCACCGGCAACATCTACCGCCAGTGGGGTGATCGTGCATCGGTCAGCCGCTACGGCGCCGGTTACAACGCCTGGACCGGCAACCGCTGGGCCGGCCAGGTCGGCGCCTCCTACAACTCGCGCACCGGCGTTGCGGCAGCAGGCCAGCGCGGCGCCGTCCATAACGTCTATAGCGGCAACTATGCGGCCGGGCGCAGTGGCGTGGCGGTCGGCCCCGGTGGCGCGGCGATTGCCGGTCAACATGTAACAGCGGGCAACGCGCGCAGCGGCGCGCAAGTCACTGCCAATCGGGGAGCCGTCTACAACCCCAACACCGGTAACACGACTGGCTACAGGAGCGTACGCGGTCGGGACGGTAGCGCCGCGCAAATCGGCGACAACGTTTATGCCGGGCACGATGGCAACGTTTACAAGAAGACCGACGACGGCTGGCAATCGATGGTCGGTGGTGCGAATCGGAGCAATCCGGCGAATACTGCACAGGTGCAGAATCTCGACCGGGAATCAGCGGCGCGTTCGTTCGGCAATGACCGATTCAACAACTACCACAACTCTTCCCAGGTGATGAATCGCTCGTTCGGCGGCGGTGGATTGCATCGACGCTGA
- a CDS encoding MDR family oxidoreductase, whose amino-acid sequence MFQGILIDKDESGYRATLQQINEDQLPEGDVTVRVAYSTLNFKDGLAITGSSPVVRKFPMVPGIDLAGTVEVSGHPDYKVGDKVLLNGWGVGEGHWGGLAQKARLNGDWLIPLPDAFTAAQAMAIGTAGYTAMLCILALEHNGVTPEQGEILVTGANGGVGSFAIALLSRLGYRVVASTGRTSEHDYLKQLGASEIIDRATLSEPGKPLAKERWAAVIDSVGSHTLANACASTKANGTVAACGLAQGMDFPASVAPFILRGVTLAGINSVTQPKAKRVEAWSRLAQDLDFNLLPLISHEIGLSEAIEAAPRLLAGQLRGRVVVDVNR is encoded by the coding sequence ATGTTCCAAGGTATTTTGATCGACAAAGACGAAAGCGGTTACCGGGCCACACTGCAACAGATCAATGAAGATCAATTGCCCGAGGGCGATGTGACGGTGCGAGTGGCGTACAGCACGTTGAACTTCAAGGATGGCCTGGCAATCACTGGCAGCAGCCCGGTGGTGCGAAAATTCCCGATGGTGCCGGGGATCGATCTGGCAGGGACTGTGGAAGTCAGCGGGCATCCGGACTACAAGGTCGGTGACAAAGTCCTGCTCAATGGTTGGGGTGTCGGTGAAGGGCATTGGGGTGGTTTGGCGCAGAAAGCCCGCCTCAATGGCGATTGGCTGATTCCATTGCCCGATGCATTCACCGCTGCGCAAGCCATGGCCATCGGCACCGCAGGTTACACGGCGATGCTGTGCATTCTGGCGCTGGAGCACAACGGCGTGACGCCCGAGCAAGGCGAAATCCTGGTCACCGGCGCCAATGGTGGCGTCGGCAGTTTTGCCATCGCGCTGTTGAGCCGGTTGGGTTACCGAGTGGTTGCGTCCACCGGCCGCACCTCGGAGCACGACTACCTCAAGCAATTGGGCGCCAGCGAAATCATCGATCGCGCCACGCTTTCCGAACCGGGCAAGCCGCTGGCGAAGGAGCGTTGGGCGGCGGTCATCGATTCTGTTGGCAGCCACACCTTGGCCAATGCCTGTGCCAGCACCAAGGCCAACGGCACTGTCGCTGCTTGCGGTCTGGCCCAGGGCATGGACTTTCCGGCGTCCGTTGCACCGTTCATTCTGCGCGGCGTGACTCTGGCCGGCATTAACAGCGTGACCCAACCGAAGGCCAAACGCGTAGAAGCGTGGAGTCGTTTGGCTCAGGATCTGGATTTCAATCTGCTGCCGTTGATCAGCCACGAAATCGGTTTGAGCGAAGCGATCGAAGCCGCTCCGCGCTTGCTGGCCGGGCAATTGCGCGGGCGGGTTGTGGTGGATGTGAATCGCTGA
- the ada gene encoding bifunctional DNA-binding transcriptional regulator/O6-methylguanine-DNA methyltransferase Ada produces the protein MTSQSTKITTENDPRWAAVVARDPQADGQFVYAVKTTGVYCNPSSLSRLPKPQNVEFFDSAELAQAAGYRPSKRTAKDQSDIAAQHAATVAAACRQIETAEALPALNELAEVAGLSSFHFHRVFKAVTGLTPKGYAAAHRSRRVRERLADGSSVTDALYDAGFNSNSRFYEAADQVLGMKPADYRAAGQNNDIRFAVGQCSLGAILVAQSERGVCAILLGDDPQQLVCDLQDKFRRANLIGADQDFEQLIAQVVGFIEAPALGLDLPLDVRGTAFQERVWQALKEIPVGSTASYADIAQRIGSPKAVRAVAQACGANSLAVAIPCHRVVRSDGNLSGYRWGVERKRQLLERESQ, from the coding sequence ATGACAAGCCAATCGACAAAAATCACCACCGAAAACGATCCACGCTGGGCCGCCGTCGTCGCCCGCGATCCGCAGGCGGACGGGCAGTTTGTGTATGCGGTGAAAACCACCGGGGTCTACTGCAACCCCAGCAGCCTGTCGCGCTTGCCGAAACCGCAGAATGTCGAATTCTTCGACAGCGCCGAGCTTGCCCAAGCGGCGGGTTATCGGCCAAGCAAACGCACGGCAAAAGATCAAAGCGACATCGCCGCGCAACATGCGGCCACCGTGGCCGCCGCGTGCCGCCAGATCGAAACCGCCGAGGCGTTGCCCGCGCTGAACGAACTCGCTGAAGTCGCAGGCCTGAGCAGCTTTCACTTTCATCGGGTGTTCAAGGCTGTCACCGGCCTGACGCCCAAAGGCTACGCCGCCGCCCATCGCTCACGCCGGGTGCGCGAGCGGCTGGCGGACGGCAGTTCGGTGACGGACGCGTTGTACGATGCGGGTTTCAACTCCAACAGTCGTTTCTACGAAGCAGCGGATCAGGTGCTGGGCATGAAACCCGCTGATTACCGTGCTGCCGGGCAGAACAACGACATTCGATTCGCCGTCGGTCAGTGTTCCCTTGGGGCGATTCTGGTGGCGCAAAGCGAACGCGGGGTGTGCGCGATCCTGTTGGGTGATGATCCGCAGCAACTGGTCTGCGACCTTCAGGACAAGTTTCGCCGAGCGAATCTGATTGGCGCCGATCAAGACTTTGAGCAACTGATCGCACAGGTTGTCGGCTTCATCGAAGCCCCGGCCCTCGGCCTGGACTTGCCGCTGGATGTGCGCGGCACGGCGTTTCAAGAGCGGGTCTGGCAAGCGCTAAAAGAGATTCCTGTGGGCAGCACCGCCAGCTACGCCGATATCGCCCAGCGCATCGGTTCGCCGAAAGCCGTTCGCGCCGTGGCACAAGCCTGTGGCGCGAACAGTCTGGCGGTGGCGATCCCTTGCCATCGCGTGGTGCGCAGCGATGGCAATCTTTCGGGGTATCGCTGGGGAGTGGAGCGCAAACGGCAGTTGCTGGAGCGCGAGTCCCAATAA
- the alkB gene encoding DNA oxidative demethylase AlkB encodes MNPTTFDLFADAEPEQQPRREQIGEQSYVLRGFALPWLERLLPALEAVLAAAPFRQMITPGGFTMSVALSSCGTWGWTTDRSGYRYSGNDPQTGLPWPPMPNVFFELAQAAAREAGFSDFVPDSCLINRYVPGAKMSLHQDKDEKSYAAPIVSVSLGLPAMFLFGGFERSDKSQRVSLLHGDIVVWGGVDRLRYHGVLPIKDGQHPKLGEQRINFTFRTAR; translated from the coding sequence ATGAATCCGACAACCTTCGACCTTTTTGCCGATGCAGAGCCTGAGCAACAGCCCCGGCGCGAGCAAATCGGCGAACAATCCTACGTTTTGCGAGGCTTTGCCCTGCCGTGGCTGGAGCGCTTGCTGCCCGCGCTGGAGGCGGTACTGGCCGCCGCACCGTTTCGGCAGATGATCACGCCCGGCGGTTTCACCATGTCGGTGGCCCTGAGCAGTTGCGGCACCTGGGGCTGGACCACCGACCGCAGCGGTTATCGCTACAGCGGCAACGATCCGCAGACCGGCCTGCCCTGGCCGCCAATGCCCAACGTCTTCTTCGAGTTGGCCCAAGCGGCAGCGCGAGAGGCCGGATTCAGCGATTTCGTTCCGGATTCCTGCCTGATCAACCGCTATGTCCCGGGCGCGAAAATGTCTTTGCATCAGGACAAAGACGAAAAATCCTACGCAGCGCCGATCGTTTCGGTGTCGCTGGGCTTGCCGGCGATGTTCTTGTTCGGCGGCTTTGAACGCAGTGATAAAAGCCAGCGAGTGTCGTTGCTGCATGGCGACATCGTGGTCTGGGGCGGCGTGGATCGCCTGCGCTATCACGGCGTTTTGCCAATCAAGGATGGCCAGCACCCGAAGCTGGGCGAACAGCGGATCAACTTCACCTTTCGTACTGCGCGATGA
- a CDS encoding 2OG-Fe(II) oxygenase, whose amino-acid sequence MSEQYLDRLDWPLLEQQLDQDGCAIIPSLLSHKACDEISALYAQSEPFRSQVIMARHGFGRGEYKYFKYPLPSLVDRLRSALYPRLVPIANRWQEQMDLPVRFPESHQDFLERCHAAGQQRPTPLLLQYGPQDYNCLHQDLYGEHVFPLQVAILLSEPGEDFTGGEFVLTEQRPRMQSRPQVIGLKKGDGLIFAVNQRPVKGVRGYYRVTLRHGVSRLHSGKRHTLGIIFHDAS is encoded by the coding sequence ATGAGTGAGCAATATCTGGACAGACTGGACTGGCCCCTGCTGGAACAGCAACTCGATCAGGACGGCTGCGCGATCATCCCGTCACTGTTGAGCCACAAGGCCTGCGATGAAATCAGCGCCTTGTATGCCCAATCAGAGCCCTTTCGATCGCAAGTGATCATGGCCCGCCACGGTTTTGGTCGCGGCGAGTACAAGTACTTCAAGTACCCCTTGCCGAGTCTCGTCGACCGCCTGCGCAGCGCGCTCTACCCGCGACTGGTGCCAATTGCCAATCGCTGGCAAGAGCAGATGGACCTGCCAGTCCGTTTCCCTGAAAGCCATCAAGATTTCCTCGAACGCTGCCATGCTGCCGGCCAACAGCGCCCGACACCGTTGCTGCTGCAATATGGCCCGCAGGACTACAACTGCCTGCATCAGGATCTGTACGGCGAACACGTATTCCCGCTGCAAGTGGCGATTCTTCTGTCAGAGCCGGGTGAAGATTTCACCGGTGGCGAGTTCGTGTTGACCGAGCAACGCCCGCGAATGCAGTCGCGCCCGCAGGTCATCGGTCTGAAGAAAGGTGACGGCTTGATCTTCGCGGTCAACCAGCGCCCGGTCAAAGGAGTGCGCGGCTACTATCGTGTGACCCTGCGCCACGGCGTCAGTCGCCTGCACAGCGGAAAACGGCATACCCTTGGCATCATCTTTCACGACGCGTCATGA
- a CDS encoding DUF1883 domain-containing protein, translating to MKFIHQREHLNEDDIVVIQCSQMCNIRLMNDANFRSFKNGGRHTYHGGAFDTFPARITAPSTGFWNITIDTVNRRAISVTRKPTLTHSIKIIRRSSTKLS from the coding sequence ATGAAATTTATTCACCAGCGCGAGCACCTCAACGAAGACGACATCGTCGTCATTCAATGCTCGCAAATGTGCAACATCCGTTTGATGAACGACGCCAACTTCCGCAGCTTCAAAAATGGCGGCCGCCACACTTACCACGGCGGCGCGTTCGACACGTTCCCGGCCCGCATTACCGCGCCGAGCACCGGTTTCTGGAACATCACCATCGACACGGTCAACCGCCGTGCGATCAGCGTGACCCGCAAGCCAACCCTGACCCACTCGATCAAGATTATCCGTCGCTCCAGCACGAAACTCAGCTGA
- the galU gene encoding UTP--glucose-1-phosphate uridylyltransferase GalU produces the protein MIKKCLFPAAGYGTRFLPATKAMPKEMLPVVNKPLIQYGVEEALDAGLTEISIVTGRGKRALEDHFDISYELENQIKGTDKEKYLVGIRKLLDECSFSYTRQTEMKGLGHAILTGRPLIGDEPFAVVLADDLCVNLEGDGVLTQMVKLYKQFRCSIVAIQEVDPQETHKYGVIAGEMIRDDIYRVHSMVEKPKPEDAPSNLAIIGRYILTPDIFDLIEQTEPGKGGEIQITDALMKQAQNGCVMAYKFKGKRFDCGGAEGYIDATNFCFENFYKTGKAY, from the coding sequence ATGATCAAGAAATGCTTGTTCCCAGCAGCCGGTTACGGTACTCGCTTCCTGCCAGCGACTAAAGCCATGCCCAAAGAAATGCTGCCGGTGGTAAACAAGCCACTGATCCAGTACGGCGTCGAAGAAGCACTGGATGCCGGTTTGACCGAAATCTCCATCGTCACCGGTCGCGGCAAGCGCGCCCTGGAAGACCACTTCGACATCAGCTACGAGCTGGAAAACCAGATCAAAGGCACCGACAAGGAAAAATACCTGGTCGGCATCCGCAAGCTGCTGGACGAGTGCTCGTTCTCCTACACCCGCCAGACCGAAATGAAAGGCCTGGGCCACGCAATCCTGACCGGCCGTCCGCTGATCGGCGACGAACCTTTCGCCGTAGTGCTGGCGGACGACTTGTGCGTCAACCTCGAAGGCGACGGCGTACTGACCCAGATGGTCAAGCTGTACAAGCAGTTCCGCTGCTCGATCGTTGCCATCCAGGAAGTCGATCCGCAAGAGACTCACAAGTACGGTGTAATCGCCGGCGAGATGATCCGCGACGACATCTACCGCGTACACAGCATGGTTGAAAAGCCAAAGCCGGAAGATGCACCGTCGAACCTGGCCATCATCGGCCGCTACATCCTGACCCCGGACATCTTCGACCTGATCGAACAGACCGAGCCAGGCAAGGGCGGCGAAATCCAGATCACCGACGCCCTGATGAAACAAGCCCAGAACGGCTGCGTAATGGCCTACAAGTTCAAAGGCAAGCGTTTCGACTGCGGCGGCGCCGAAGGCTACATCGACGCAACCAACTTCTGCTTTGAGAACTTCTACAAGACGGGTAAGGCTTACTGA
- a CDS encoding MFS transporter encodes MALTGSVTVKRWLALSVLMLPVLLVTIDNTVLGFALPKIAEALRPSASQQLWMIDAYSLVLAGLLVSMGSLGDRVGHRKLLLAGSLGFAMVSVLTAFSDTATQLIAGRACMGVFGAMLMPSTLALIRSVFEDREERRLAVAIWATTLTVGSALGPLVGGVLLEFFSWGAIFLLAVPVLVPLLILGPMLLPESERDASGPLDPLSILQSMVALGAIVYGIKHSASNGLDWMTLTASVVGAVAGWMFVRRQLRLPVPLMDLTLFRSGTFSGSVAINLMSLAFLVGFVFFTTQFLQIVLQMSPLSASLALIPGQVMAIVVGMAVVPVAQRLQVHVLIPILMAFAGAAFLLVASMGSSLTVLVVAFALLNIGVGAIATVSNDVILSAAPPAKAGAASAISETAYEVGVVLGTTVLGGVVTAYYRGALQLPGFLSDVQMMLASETLSGAYQVAADLSGDQARELMAQAGRAFEGGIGLVSWVTFGLALMAILIAWRTLRTSKTQFAEGH; translated from the coding sequence ATGGCGTTAACAGGGAGCGTGACCGTAAAACGGTGGTTGGCTCTGAGCGTGCTGATGCTACCGGTACTGCTGGTAACAATTGACAATACGGTACTTGGATTCGCGTTGCCAAAGATCGCTGAGGCCCTACGTCCGAGCGCCAGCCAGCAGTTGTGGATGATCGATGCGTATTCGTTGGTCTTGGCGGGGTTGCTGGTGTCGATGGGTAGTCTGGGAGATCGAGTCGGTCATCGTAAGTTGTTGCTGGCCGGGTCCTTGGGTTTTGCGATGGTGTCGGTGCTAACCGCGTTTTCCGATACCGCCACACAACTGATTGCCGGGCGAGCTTGTATGGGCGTTTTCGGTGCAATGCTGATGCCCTCAACGTTGGCATTGATACGTTCGGTGTTCGAGGACCGAGAAGAACGCAGGTTGGCAGTCGCGATCTGGGCAACGACATTGACAGTAGGTTCGGCACTCGGTCCTTTGGTGGGCGGTGTATTGCTGGAGTTTTTCAGTTGGGGGGCGATTTTCCTGCTGGCGGTGCCCGTGTTGGTGCCACTGCTGATATTGGGCCCAATGTTGTTGCCCGAATCCGAGCGAGATGCTTCAGGGCCGCTGGATCCACTTAGCATCCTGCAATCGATGGTTGCCCTTGGTGCCATCGTCTATGGCATTAAACACAGCGCAAGTAATGGTCTCGACTGGATGACGCTGACAGCGTCTGTAGTAGGCGCAGTTGCGGGCTGGATGTTTGTGCGTCGACAGTTACGTCTGCCAGTGCCGCTGATGGACCTGACTCTGTTCCGCAGTGGCACCTTTAGCGGCTCTGTCGCGATCAATTTGATGAGTCTCGCGTTTCTCGTCGGCTTCGTATTCTTTACCACTCAGTTCCTGCAGATCGTTCTTCAGATGTCGCCCTTGAGTGCTAGCCTCGCGTTGATTCCTGGTCAGGTCATGGCGATTGTAGTGGGGATGGCGGTGGTGCCTGTCGCGCAGCGATTACAGGTGCATGTGCTGATACCGATTTTGATGGCGTTTGCTGGTGCTGCTTTTTTGCTGGTCGCCAGCATGGGCAGTAGCCTGACCGTTCTAGTGGTGGCTTTTGCCTTGCTGAACATTGGCGTGGGTGCGATCGCGACGGTGTCCAATGATGTGATTTTGTCGGCCGCACCGCCGGCAAAGGCGGGTGCCGCGTCTGCGATTAGCGAAACGGCCTATGAAGTGGGTGTGGTTTTGGGGACGACAGTGCTCGGCGGTGTCGTCACTGCCTATTATCGCGGTGCATTGCAGCTACCGGGGTTCCTGAGCGATGTGCAGATGATGCTGGCGAGTGAGACGCTGTCTGGCGCCTATCAGGTGGCGGCAGACTTATCTGGTGATCAAGCAAGGGAATTGATGGCGCAGGCGGGAAGGGCGTTCGAAGGTGGAATCGGTTTGGTTTCGTGGGTGACGTTCGGTTTGGCACTCATGGCGATTTTGATTGCTTGGCGCACTCTGCGGACATCGAAAACGCAATTTGCAGAGGGGCATTGA